A region of Corynebacterium glucuronolyticum DSM 44120 DNA encodes the following proteins:
- a CDS encoding DoxX family protein has protein sequence MDRPFIRETALLLLRLVLGVVFIAHGWDKMFITGPIETAGQFSAMGVPNARFSAYAAGIAELAGGGMLILGFLSTIVAGVLILLMGAAIFFAHWGSGFFVGQGGPEFVMVLIAALIMIVVFGAGRVSLDRVFADD, from the coding sequence ATGGATCGTCCCTTCATTCGAGAAACTGCACTGTTGCTCCTTCGTTTGGTGCTGGGCGTAGTCTTCATTGCCCACGGGTGGGACAAGATGTTTATTACCGGGCCAATTGAGACCGCAGGCCAATTCTCCGCAATGGGCGTGCCAAATGCTCGATTTTCCGCCTACGCCGCCGGGATCGCCGAACTAGCCGGTGGTGGAATGCTCATTCTTGGGTTTTTAAGCACGATTGTCGCCGGAGTTCTCATCCTGTTGATGGGTGCCGCGATCTTCTTCGCACACTGGGGAAGCGGGTTCTTTGTCGGTCAGGGAGGGCCAGAATTCGTGATGGTCCTCATCGCCGCATTGATCATGATTGTCGTCTTTGGTGCGGGTCGAGTGAGCCTAGATCGGGTGTTCGCCGATGATTAG
- a CDS encoding TatD family hydrolase, whose product MSRKKPRPFPVPHDPIAGISDAHTHLWSCGARDAEAVRQFVRRAQDAGVEKLVTVGDDLAESEAVVEQATWDPAVYAACAIHPTKANELDQNTRQRLRELVAHPQCVAVGETGLDYYWLEHEPDTTASKEQQEEALRFHIDLAVESGKTLMIHNREGDTDLLRILADAPKPRYVQLHCFSSPLAVAEEALSRGYILSFAGNVTFKRNEELREAARIAPAGQILIETDAPYMTPEPFRGGKNEPSLIGHTFARVAEVRGEEPEELATHVSRTFDAIFGLSKKQHLPH is encoded by the coding sequence ATGTCTCGAAAGAAGCCCCGTCCCTTTCCCGTGCCCCACGACCCCATCGCCGGAATCAGCGACGCGCACACCCACCTCTGGTCGTGTGGCGCCCGCGATGCCGAGGCGGTGCGACAGTTCGTACGTCGCGCGCAGGACGCCGGGGTGGAAAAGCTCGTTACTGTCGGTGATGACCTCGCAGAAAGCGAGGCCGTGGTCGAGCAAGCGACATGGGATCCGGCGGTGTACGCCGCCTGCGCGATCCATCCGACAAAGGCAAACGAGCTTGACCAGAACACGCGCCAACGTCTTCGGGAACTCGTCGCGCACCCGCAGTGTGTCGCAGTGGGAGAGACCGGCTTGGATTACTACTGGCTGGAACACGAGCCGGACACCACAGCAAGCAAAGAGCAGCAAGAAGAGGCGTTGCGCTTCCATATCGACCTTGCAGTCGAATCAGGCAAGACGCTGATGATTCACAACCGTGAGGGGGATACCGACCTCCTGCGAATCCTTGCCGATGCGCCGAAACCTCGTTACGTGCAACTCCACTGTTTTTCCTCCCCACTGGCGGTAGCGGAGGAAGCGCTTAGCCGCGGATACATCCTCAGCTTCGCAGGTAACGTGACATTCAAACGCAACGAGGAGCTGCGCGAAGCAGCCCGGATCGCTCCTGCCGGTCAGATTCTCATTGAGACGGATGCCCCGTATATGACGCCGGAACCCTTCCGTGGCGGGAAGAATGAGCCCTCGCTCATCGGCCATACCTTTGCGCGTGTTGCGGAGGTGCGTGGAGAGGAGCCCGAGGAACTCGCAACGCACGTCTCCCGCACCTTCGATGCCATCTTTGGACTCTCCAAGAAGCAACATTTACCACACTAG
- a CDS encoding BCCT family transporter has translation MEETSDNREKERGNSSVREGTHEDTPRTTQEASSTATAVEGAQKDGHDEAPKRSATSELASMLSHEGTYEDPTQLGLEDDDEPDRPLNWSVIAPAGIAVLAVVCWGLFAPDHFANFATTTLEWIVDKFGWAFVLFTTVFVGFALAIGFSKFGSIKLGRDDEQPEFSTPSWIAMMFAAGMGIGLMFYGTTEPLTFFRDGVPGHDSGNMRQAFASTLFHWTLHPWAIYSIVGLSIAYITFRRGKKQLLSAAFIPLIGEKAAEGWLGKLIDILAIFATVFGTACSLGLGALQIGAGLQKSGIISEPNAKITLIVVLVLTACFLVSAMSGVGKGIQYLSNANMVLAGLLALFVFVAGPTVAILNTIPLALGSYLDSFFEMAARTANTAGGDAAEWLSGWTIFYWAWWISWSPFVGMFLARISRGRTVREFIIGVMAVPAAVSLVWFCIFGGTAIKLEQLGRSIWGDGAAESQLFDLLHSFPLGNIVGVVAMVLLATFFITSADSASTVMGSMSQNGQSDANRWVTATWGVLTAAIGLVLLISGGDDALNNLQNVTIIAASPFLLVLIGLMAAIVKGLANDPNYLDIKSQRKFAMRLARERRLHRENQRRLHRAQRNPLMPKVRGTKTVINEEPRRYSS, from the coding sequence ATGGAAGAAACTTCGGACAACCGCGAAAAGGAAAGGGGTAACTCGTCAGTTCGAGAAGGAACGCACGAGGATACACCGCGCACGACGCAAGAGGCATCCTCCACGGCCACAGCTGTGGAGGGAGCACAGAAAGACGGACATGATGAGGCTCCCAAACGCTCGGCGACGAGCGAGCTAGCCTCTATGCTCAGCCATGAAGGCACCTACGAGGATCCGACGCAGTTGGGTCTCGAGGATGATGATGAACCGGATCGTCCTCTTAACTGGAGTGTTATCGCTCCCGCAGGAATCGCTGTATTAGCGGTCGTGTGTTGGGGCCTGTTCGCTCCCGATCACTTCGCTAATTTTGCTACCACCACTCTGGAGTGGATTGTAGATAAATTCGGTTGGGCCTTCGTTTTGTTTACCACCGTGTTTGTCGGTTTCGCGTTGGCTATCGGATTTTCCAAATTCGGGTCGATCAAACTCGGACGAGACGACGAACAACCAGAATTTTCCACTCCCTCGTGGATTGCCATGATGTTCGCCGCAGGGATGGGCATTGGCCTCATGTTCTACGGCACAACCGAGCCGTTGACGTTCTTCCGTGACGGTGTGCCCGGGCACGATTCCGGGAACATGCGGCAGGCTTTCGCTTCGACGCTCTTCCACTGGACGCTTCACCCGTGGGCTATCTACTCCATCGTGGGGCTGTCCATCGCCTACATCACATTCCGGCGGGGTAAGAAGCAACTTTTGTCTGCCGCTTTCATCCCCCTAATCGGTGAGAAAGCTGCCGAGGGATGGCTTGGAAAGCTCATCGATATCCTCGCGATCTTCGCCACTGTTTTCGGTACCGCCTGTTCCCTCGGCCTGGGTGCCTTGCAAATCGGTGCAGGTCTCCAGAAGTCCGGGATTATCTCTGAACCAAACGCTAAGATCACGTTGATTGTTGTCCTTGTTCTAACCGCGTGCTTCCTCGTCTCTGCTATGAGTGGCGTGGGTAAGGGCATCCAGTATCTGTCCAACGCTAATATGGTTCTTGCTGGTCTGCTCGCTCTCTTCGTTTTCGTCGCAGGACCGACGGTAGCGATTTTGAACACGATCCCGCTGGCCCTGGGGAGCTACCTCGACTCCTTCTTTGAGATGGCTGCCCGTACGGCCAACACCGCTGGTGGGGATGCGGCCGAGTGGCTGTCCGGGTGGACGATCTTCTACTGGGCGTGGTGGATTTCGTGGTCCCCGTTTGTCGGTATGTTCCTGGCTCGTATTTCCCGTGGCCGCACGGTTCGCGAGTTCATTATTGGTGTCATGGCGGTGCCCGCAGCTGTGTCCCTGGTCTGGTTCTGTATTTTCGGTGGAACCGCCATCAAGCTCGAACAGCTTGGACGCTCCATCTGGGGCGACGGCGCGGCTGAGTCCCAACTTTTTGATCTTCTTCATTCCTTCCCGTTGGGAAACATCGTCGGGGTTGTGGCTATGGTTCTCCTTGCTACATTCTTCATCACCTCGGCGGATTCGGCTTCCACAGTGATGGGATCGATGAGCCAGAACGGGCAGTCGGACGCAAACCGATGGGTTACGGCCACCTGGGGTGTGCTGACGGCAGCCATTGGTCTGGTATTGCTTATCTCCGGTGGTGATGATGCGCTGAATAATCTGCAAAACGTGACGATTATTGCAGCCAGCCCATTCCTCCTCGTTCTTATCGGGCTCATGGCAGCCATCGTTAAGGGCTTAGCTAACGACCCGAATTACTTGGATATCAAATCTCAGCGGAAGTTCGCTATGCGTCTTGCGCGCGAGCGTCGGCTGCACAGAGAAAACCAGCGTCGTTTGCACCGTGCGCAGCGTAACCCGCTTATGCCTAAGGTGCGGGGTACGAAGACCGTCATTAACGAGGAGCCACGCCGCTACTCCTCTTAG
- a CDS encoding GNAT family N-acetyltransferase, whose translation MTMLIRLALASDAPALARIRNWAAEESTALFDNTPVTVANRTRWLAEEPVVFVADVDGEVIGYASYGPFRVLTGYRHTVENSVYVLPGNQGAGIGTGLLQTLIAHAEANPDVHRMVVWIESTNEASLALHRRHGFEEKGRLTEVGYKCGRWLDVTILERAC comes from the coding sequence ATGACAATGCTTATTCGCCTCGCGCTAGCTTCAGACGCACCCGCCCTCGCCCGCATCCGAAATTGGGCAGCCGAGGAATCGACGGCGCTTTTCGACAACACCCCGGTCACCGTCGCCAACCGCACACGGTGGCTTGCCGAGGAACCTGTGGTTTTCGTTGCCGATGTCGACGGCGAAGTCATTGGCTACGCCTCATATGGGCCGTTTCGCGTGCTCACCGGTTACCGCCACACGGTAGAGAACTCGGTTTACGTCCTTCCCGGAAACCAAGGAGCAGGCATCGGAACCGGATTACTTCAGACTCTCATCGCACACGCAGAGGCCAATCCTGATGTGCACCGCATGGTGGTATGGATCGAATCGACAAACGAAGCCTCCCTCGCCCTCCACCGCAGGCACGGTTTTGAGGAGAAAGGGAGGCTCACAGAGGTTGGCTACAAATGTGGACGCTGGCTTGATGTCACAATCCTCGAAAGGGCCTGCTAG
- a CDS encoding resuscitation-promoting factor: MNESTYARPVKIAAGGVLATVVAGGVFAVGNTKTITLDIDGQSTELSTMSASVGDALQSVGFEAKDSDLVSPSPADKLVDGTHITVRSAKPVALVVDGVQHEVTSNALTVSELLQHFNDGEKASITKAAKISSSPEQVIPAGGFTVKVTNPKIVSVDDAGRVVYDSIAAETVGDVLEKRGISLGAEDVVTPSVDTPLKDVSSIKVDRVRTSNVISDEEYTAEPTYTEDPESPEGEETEVSPAEPGRKTVTRKIVFVNGQEVSNEVLQETVTAPSTGAVIARGTKKAPAAASVAAGSVWDSIAQCESGGNWAISTGNGYYGGLQFNVGTWSAYGGGEYAPTANLATRDQQIAIAQKVQAAQGWGAWPACTASLGIR, encoded by the coding sequence TTGAACGAATCCACCTATGCGCGCCCGGTAAAGATTGCGGCCGGTGGTGTTCTGGCTACTGTCGTTGCCGGTGGCGTGTTTGCCGTAGGGAACACGAAGACTATAACCCTCGATATCGATGGTCAATCCACCGAACTTTCGACGATGTCTGCCTCGGTTGGCGATGCCCTTCAGTCAGTCGGCTTCGAAGCGAAGGACTCCGACCTTGTTTCTCCTTCGCCCGCCGATAAGCTTGTCGACGGCACCCATATCACCGTCCGCTCGGCCAAACCGGTCGCCCTCGTTGTCGACGGCGTGCAGCACGAGGTCACCTCCAACGCGCTCACCGTGAGCGAGCTTCTCCAGCACTTCAACGACGGTGAGAAGGCGAGCATCACGAAGGCCGCCAAGATTTCCTCCAGCCCTGAGCAGGTCATTCCCGCCGGTGGCTTCACCGTCAAGGTGACCAACCCGAAGATCGTGTCTGTCGATGACGCGGGCAGGGTTGTGTACGATTCCATCGCCGCCGAGACTGTTGGTGACGTACTCGAAAAGCGCGGCATTTCCCTCGGTGCCGAAGACGTTGTTACACCCTCCGTGGACACACCACTGAAGGACGTATCCTCGATCAAGGTTGATCGCGTGCGTACTAGCAACGTCATCTCTGATGAGGAGTACACCGCAGAACCTACCTACACCGAAGACCCGGAGTCCCCCGAGGGCGAGGAGACGGAAGTTTCTCCCGCAGAGCCCGGCCGTAAGACCGTGACGAGGAAGATCGTTTTCGTCAACGGCCAGGAAGTTTCCAATGAGGTGTTGCAGGAAACCGTCACCGCGCCGTCGACCGGCGCCGTCATAGCCCGTGGCACGAAGAAGGCCCCGGCAGCTGCATCCGTTGCTGCCGGCTCAGTATGGGATTCCATCGCACAGTGCGAATCCGGTGGAAACTGGGCGATTAGCACAGGCAACGGCTACTACGGCGGTTTGCAGTTTAATGTCGGCACGTGGAGCGCCTACGGCGGCGGCGAGTACGCCCCCACAGCAAACCTCGCCACCCGTGACCAGCAGATTGCTATCGCTCAGAAGGTACAGGCGGCACAAGGCTGGGGTGCCTGGCCCGCGTGCACCGCATCCCTTGGTATTCGCTAG
- the rsmI gene encoding 16S rRNA (cytidine(1402)-2'-O)-methyltransferase: MENQEYGEHTERNSHATAVALPRTGVILAATPLGNLGDASPRLVYALETADVVAAEDTRRTRQLANALGVTIHGRIISNFDHNEEGRVNELLEHARTGTVLVVTDAGMPSVSDPGFPLVDRAHDEGISVTCLPGPSAVPTALALSGLRVGTFCFDGFAPRKDGARREWLEDVATQKRATCFFESPHRLAATLALAAEIVGPTRRAAVTRELTKMHEEVRRGSLEELARWAKDGVRGEITVVIEGATAEEQAVALEDLVPLVLAAVKNGERMKTAAKRIASEHGQSTKKLYDACVAARG; the protein is encoded by the coding sequence ATGGAGAATCAGGAGTATGGCGAGCACACCGAACGAAACAGTCACGCGACGGCCGTCGCGCTGCCACGCACGGGAGTGATACTGGCAGCAACACCGTTGGGGAATCTTGGAGATGCGTCACCAAGACTTGTCTATGCACTCGAAACTGCTGACGTTGTCGCGGCTGAAGACACGCGTCGCACGCGTCAGCTGGCTAACGCCCTCGGCGTCACTATCCATGGCCGTATCATCTCCAACTTCGACCACAACGAGGAAGGAAGAGTCAACGAGTTGCTTGAACACGCGCGCACGGGGACAGTCCTGGTTGTTACGGATGCTGGTATGCCGAGCGTAAGCGATCCCGGTTTTCCCCTGGTCGATCGTGCCCACGATGAGGGAATCTCCGTGACCTGCCTGCCCGGGCCATCTGCGGTTCCGACGGCACTTGCGCTATCGGGGCTGCGGGTCGGTACTTTCTGCTTCGACGGTTTCGCACCACGCAAGGACGGCGCGCGGCGGGAGTGGCTTGAGGATGTGGCGACCCAAAAGCGTGCGACATGCTTCTTTGAATCTCCGCATCGCTTGGCTGCGACGCTAGCTTTGGCAGCTGAGATCGTTGGACCGACGCGTCGCGCCGCCGTCACCCGTGAACTGACAAAAATGCACGAGGAGGTTCGCCGGGGCAGCCTGGAGGAACTTGCTAGGTGGGCGAAAGACGGCGTGCGCGGGGAAATCACCGTTGTCATCGAGGGAGCAACAGCTGAAGAACAAGCGGTGGCACTGGAGGACCTTGTACCCCTAGTCCTGGCTGCTGTGAAAAATGGTGAGCGGATGAAGACCGCTGCAAAGCGTATAGCATCCGAGCATGGGCAGAGCACGAAGAAGCTTTACGATGCCTGCGTGGCAGCCCGCGGTTAG
- the sepX gene encoding divisome protein SepX/GlpR, with translation MSGNLPIVLIVVMWIFVLAPLLLRGQKPIRRTNKALEETRVVYEGGSGTINVPRRRPRFTKSDIHREDAEVSEDYELVGSYELEDNLDDEEGASASEQSSADNTEAEAVLDGEVLAESGGSVAVRVDASMLEDLTAADSSDTSEIEENSVDLGAPSEKEQRECGDTYDLDTSYTEPADLLYPGEPDTDELETTEAAVAEDNDAESQELSAEEIAFAERRKGRGGFDPQADAEVSLDRYERRKRTLLALVVALVASIPVAFLVGRWMWMLPVLVVATIAMYLWALRQQVKQENRVRARRIRNLRRARLGVKLGAEEEKSIPARLRTPAGIVLEVDDPSPDFDGSLPEVQFVSSELQQAG, from the coding sequence GTGTCCGGAAATCTTCCCATCGTGCTCATCGTAGTGATGTGGATTTTCGTCCTCGCGCCCCTGCTCCTTCGTGGGCAGAAGCCGATCAGGCGTACTAACAAAGCTCTTGAAGAGACCCGCGTGGTGTACGAGGGCGGTTCCGGGACAATCAACGTGCCGCGCCGTCGACCGCGTTTTACTAAGAGCGATATCCATCGCGAGGATGCGGAGGTGTCCGAGGATTACGAGCTTGTTGGTTCCTACGAGCTCGAAGACAACCTCGATGACGAAGAAGGAGCGTCGGCTTCGGAACAAAGCTCCGCTGACAACACTGAGGCTGAAGCAGTGCTGGATGGGGAAGTGCTCGCGGAATCGGGTGGAAGCGTCGCCGTGCGAGTGGATGCGTCGATGCTTGAGGACCTCACAGCAGCTGACAGTAGTGACACGAGCGAAATCGAAGAGAACAGTGTTGATCTCGGCGCGCCCAGCGAAAAAGAGCAGCGCGAGTGCGGAGACACATACGACCTCGACACGTCCTACACAGAACCCGCTGATTTGCTTTACCCCGGTGAGCCCGACACCGACGAGCTCGAGACTACTGAGGCTGCCGTTGCTGAAGATAACGATGCGGAATCACAGGAACTCAGTGCCGAAGAAATTGCCTTCGCCGAGCGTAGAAAAGGTCGCGGTGGATTTGACCCTCAGGCAGATGCCGAGGTCAGTCTCGACCGCTACGAGCGACGCAAGAGAACACTCCTTGCCCTAGTTGTTGCTTTGGTTGCGTCGATTCCCGTCGCGTTCCTTGTCGGGCGTTGGATGTGGATGCTCCCGGTACTCGTTGTCGCCACGATTGCGATGTATCTGTGGGCGCTACGTCAGCAGGTGAAGCAAGAAAATCGGGTTCGCGCTCGGCGAATCCGTAACCTCCGTCGCGCTCGCCTAGGAGTGAAGTTGGGGGCAGAAGAGGAGAAATCAATCCCCGCCCGCTTGCGCACGCCGGCCGGAATTGTGTTGGAGGTCGATGATCCGTCCCCAGATTTCGATGGGTCGCTGCCAGAAGTACAGTTCGTATCCTCGGAGCTGCAGCAAGCCGGATAA
- a CDS encoding zf-HC2 domain-containing protein, producing MISCQEIQRAISAKLDNEKADVDDTIIEAHLEGCADCRAYLENARLLKAELSVTDDDAPDLTDLILAGVGPEVRRAESRRATSLAIARTLLVLLGIAYIIWAIATLVESTHLVTEGIFSEDPLVSGMMVNLAAARVALGFGLLFASWKTEVATGMLPIFATLWTFSFGFAARDLIVGTLSNGNIVGLLLLLAATLVLVWTWLSGYGRSAVRRAWQAANARPTF from the coding sequence ATGATTAGCTGCCAGGAAATTCAGCGAGCGATTTCGGCAAAGCTGGACAACGAGAAAGCGGACGTCGATGACACGATCATCGAAGCGCACCTCGAGGGGTGTGCGGACTGCCGAGCGTATCTAGAAAATGCTCGTTTGCTCAAGGCTGAGCTTTCGGTTACGGATGATGACGCACCTGACCTCACGGATCTTATCCTTGCTGGAGTTGGTCCAGAAGTGCGCCGAGCAGAAAGCCGTAGAGCGACCAGCCTCGCAATTGCGCGTACCTTGCTCGTCCTCCTTGGGATCGCCTACATCATCTGGGCAATCGCGACTCTCGTGGAGTCAACGCACCTCGTGACAGAGGGGATTTTCTCCGAAGATCCCCTCGTCTCAGGCATGATGGTCAACCTAGCGGCGGCCCGTGTAGCGCTCGGCTTTGGGCTACTTTTCGCATCCTGGAAGACAGAAGTAGCAACGGGAATGCTGCCTATCTTTGCCACACTGTGGACCTTCAGCTTTGGGTTTGCCGCACGAGACCTCATCGTGGGGACGCTTTCCAACGGCAATATCGTCGGTTTGCTGCTTCTCCTAGCAGCAACGCTCGTACTGGTCTGGACGTGGTTGTCCGGCTACGGCAGGTCGGCTGTGCGGAGAGCCTGGCAAGCTGCCAATGCCAGGCCAACGTTCTAA
- a CDS encoding dolichyl-phosphate-mannose--protein mannosyltransferase, producing MSTAVAPTPVSHVHPRTPLPPARRLPWSKQDWWNLGVLVALGFFTRFFGLGAATDGGTPVFDEKHYAPQAWEILKSSGFLQPGIEANPGFGLVVHPPLSKRIMAMSEAVFGYSPWGWRTMVALFGVAMIALLYLLARDISSSRVAGAYAGVLGLFDGVLLVSSRFGMLDIFLATFVVAALYFLVLDHQQMCRRMYDMRMDTAGLGPRLGFRWWRFASGICLGAAVSVKWSGLYFMAFFGLYAVALDWYRRRTFGVEKPLVGALLRDAFPAFASIVILPVALYLWSWRSWFASETGVFRHSLEAGDFESSLPLPPALLNFFYYHKEVLEFHSSLTSSGGHSHPWDSKPWSWLVAARPVLYSSGSYDDCYVGDSCKTMIYLFGTPIIWWLIVPGILWCLWMLITRRDLRFSVPLIGFAAAFLPWLVVFDRQMYFFYAVPMIPFVLVGFALILSQLDRWKTWGHWIVTGYLTAVAASFVWFSPILYGLLIPSGLYDAIMMLPSWR from the coding sequence GTGAGTACAGCAGTAGCCCCGACCCCTGTGAGCCATGTTCACCCACGCACGCCGCTCCCCCCTGCACGGCGTTTACCGTGGTCAAAGCAGGATTGGTGGAACCTCGGTGTTCTCGTGGCACTAGGGTTTTTCACTCGGTTCTTTGGGTTGGGCGCGGCCACCGATGGTGGCACCCCCGTGTTCGATGAAAAGCACTACGCTCCGCAGGCGTGGGAGATCTTAAAGAGTTCCGGTTTCCTCCAACCCGGCATTGAGGCCAATCCTGGGTTCGGCCTCGTCGTTCACCCACCGCTATCAAAACGCATCATGGCGATGAGTGAGGCGGTGTTCGGTTATTCGCCCTGGGGCTGGCGCACAATGGTAGCCCTGTTCGGTGTAGCAATGATCGCGCTCCTTTATCTTCTAGCTCGTGACATCTCTTCCTCTCGGGTCGCTGGTGCCTATGCCGGAGTCTTGGGGCTTTTCGACGGTGTGCTCCTCGTCAGTTCCCGCTTCGGAATGCTCGATATTTTCCTCGCTACCTTCGTTGTTGCCGCTCTGTACTTCCTTGTCCTCGACCATCAACAGATGTGTCGACGAATGTACGACATGCGCATGGATACAGCGGGCTTGGGTCCGCGACTTGGATTTCGCTGGTGGCGTTTCGCATCCGGAATCTGTCTCGGTGCCGCCGTTTCCGTAAAGTGGAGTGGGCTCTACTTCATGGCGTTCTTCGGCCTCTATGCGGTCGCATTAGATTGGTACCGCCGACGTACGTTCGGTGTGGAGAAGCCCCTCGTCGGAGCGTTGCTCCGTGATGCCTTCCCGGCGTTCGCCAGCATTGTCATTCTGCCGGTTGCGCTATACCTGTGGTCCTGGCGTTCTTGGTTCGCGTCCGAGACAGGTGTCTTCAGGCACTCACTGGAAGCGGGAGACTTTGAATCCTCGCTTCCCCTTCCTCCGGCCCTCTTAAATTTCTTTTACTACCACAAGGAAGTCCTCGAGTTTCACAGCTCCCTGACTAGTTCCGGTGGTCACTCCCACCCGTGGGATTCTAAGCCCTGGTCGTGGCTCGTAGCTGCCCGTCCAGTCCTATATTCATCGGGCAGTTATGATGACTGCTACGTCGGCGACTCGTGCAAAACCATGATTTATCTCTTCGGCACGCCCATTATTTGGTGGCTTATCGTTCCGGGGATCCTATGGTGCCTCTGGATGCTCATCACGCGACGAGATCTACGTTTTTCCGTTCCTCTCATCGGCTTTGCAGCGGCGTTTCTCCCCTGGCTCGTCGTATTCGACCGCCAGATGTACTTCTTCTACGCTGTCCCGATGATCCCCTTCGTTCTCGTTGGATTCGCGCTCATTCTCTCCCAACTAGACAGGTGGAAAACCTGGGGACACTGGATCGTTACGGGCTATCTCACTGCCGTCGCAGCAAGCTTTGTCTGGTTCTCGCCCATCCTCTACGGACTGCTCATCCCCTCCGGCCTCTATGACGCCATCATGATGCTCCCCAGCTGGCGCTGA
- the metG gene encoding methionine--tRNA ligase → MNNVLVNVAWPYANGPRHIGHVAGFGVPSDVFARYQRMRGENVLMVSGTDEHGTPLLVQADKEGTTVQELATRYNEQIVHDLAGLGLTYDLFTRTTTRNHYAVVQELFDGLYKNGYLIKQTTKGAISPSTGRTLPDRYIEGTCPICGASGARGDQCDNCGNQLDPVDLIDPVSKINGETPKFVETEHFMLDLPAVADALAEWLKGREDWRPNVLKFSLNLLEDIRPRAISRDIDWGVPIPVEGWQDDHAKKLYVWFDAVVGYLSASIEWAHRSGNPEAWRDFWNDPETRSYYFMGKDNITFHSQIWPSMLLGYAGKGAHGGEVYELGELNLPTEVVSSEYLTMSGSKFSSSKGIVIYVKDFLEEFGPDPLRYFISVAGPETNDTDFTWEEFVRRVNNELANSWGNLVNRTVSMAYKNFGEVPQPGELTDADRALLSLAEEAFDIVGDHLNNSRFKQGINHAMHVVGEANAYIAEMEPWKLAKDESQRERLATVLWVALQVVSDCNTLLTPYLPHIAQQVHETLGRTGEWAARPQIVEVTDDSPRPIKGVDLPPEGRHYLTIQGDYTKQQAVWKRIDMQAGVALSKPKPLVQKLDAKLGETGPEWAPVN, encoded by the coding sequence ATGAATAATGTGCTCGTGAATGTAGCGTGGCCGTACGCCAACGGCCCGCGTCATATTGGCCACGTGGCAGGCTTCGGCGTGCCCTCCGACGTTTTTGCCCGTTACCAGCGAATGCGTGGCGAGAACGTGCTCATGGTGTCCGGTACCGACGAGCACGGCACCCCGCTCCTCGTTCAAGCGGACAAGGAGGGCACGACTGTTCAGGAACTCGCAACGCGCTACAACGAACAGATCGTCCACGATCTGGCAGGTTTGGGGCTTACCTACGATCTCTTTACCCGCACGACGACGCGCAATCACTACGCGGTTGTTCAGGAGCTTTTCGACGGGCTGTACAAGAACGGTTACCTCATCAAGCAGACCACGAAGGGGGCAATTTCTCCGTCCACAGGCCGCACCCTGCCGGACCGCTACATTGAAGGCACATGCCCGATCTGTGGGGCCAGCGGTGCGCGCGGCGATCAGTGCGACAACTGTGGTAACCAGCTTGACCCGGTCGATCTCATCGATCCGGTAAGCAAGATCAACGGTGAAACCCCGAAGTTTGTGGAGACCGAGCACTTCATGCTCGATCTCCCTGCCGTGGCAGATGCCCTGGCGGAGTGGCTCAAAGGGCGTGAGGACTGGCGCCCGAATGTGCTCAAGTTCTCCCTCAACCTGCTCGAGGATATCCGCCCGCGCGCAATTTCCCGCGATATTGACTGGGGCGTGCCGATCCCGGTCGAGGGGTGGCAGGATGACCACGCGAAGAAGCTTTACGTGTGGTTCGATGCCGTCGTCGGCTACCTGTCCGCCTCCATCGAGTGGGCGCACCGTTCCGGTAACCCTGAGGCCTGGCGCGACTTCTGGAACGACCCGGAAACCCGGTCCTACTACTTCATGGGTAAGGACAACATCACCTTCCACTCGCAGATTTGGCCGTCGATGCTCCTCGGCTATGCGGGGAAGGGGGCTCACGGTGGCGAGGTCTATGAGCTCGGTGAGTTGAACCTTCCCACCGAGGTCGTCTCCAGCGAGTACCTGACGATGAGTGGTTCCAAGTTCTCCTCGTCCAAGGGCATCGTCATCTACGTGAAGGACTTTTTGGAAGAGTTCGGACCGGATCCACTCCGTTACTTCATTTCCGTGGCCGGACCGGAAACGAACGACACGGACTTCACCTGGGAGGAATTCGTCCGCCGTGTGAATAACGAGTTGGCGAACTCCTGGGGCAACCTGGTGAACCGCACCGTGTCCATGGCGTACAAGAACTTCGGCGAGGTGCCACAGCCAGGCGAGCTGACGGATGCTGATCGCGCCCTGCTTTCCCTGGCTGAAGAGGCCTTCGACATCGTCGGCGACCACCTCAATAACTCCCGCTTCAAGCAGGGGATTAACCATGCCATGCACGTGGTGGGCGAAGCTAACGCCTACATCGCTGAGATGGAACCATGGAAACTGGCCAAGGACGAGTCCCAGCGGGAGCGCCTAGCTACTGTTCTGTGGGTAGCGCTGCAGGTGGTGAGCGATTGCAACACACTGCTCACCCCGTACCTTCCGCACATCGCCCAGCAGGTCCACGAGACCTTGGGACGCACCGGTGAGTGGGCCGCTCGCCCGCAGATCGTCGAGGTTACCGACGATTCTCCGCGCCCGATCAAGGGTGTCGACCTCCCGCCGGAGGGGCGTCATTACCTCACCATCCAGGGTGACTACACCAAGCAGCAGGCTGTCTGGAAGCGTATTGACATGCAGGCTGGCGTGGCACTGTCCAAGCCGAAGCCGCTTGTGCAGAAGCTAGATGCCAAGCTCGGTGAAACCGGCCCCGAGTGGGCACCTGTGAACTAG